The Cystobacter fuscus DSM 2262 genome includes a region encoding these proteins:
- a CDS encoding nSTAND1 domain-containing NTPase: MAIVIGINTYAHGIPPLSNAVRDASSVADALEGQGFEVICLLDDQASLSALTTLLSQQLASLQPPPDRLLVYFAGHGLAHTDEHHHLSGFLLPADARRDDFSSYWRMDALREALRDLPCRHLLLILDCCFAGAFPHSSSRDLRAPSLPAPLFLERFRHFSSRRSFQLLASTAHDELASDRLLAKPSQESLGDGHHSPFALALLQALQHPSSADTNQDGLITASELYTFLRDRLIDLLPVHCQQTPALWPLDWHDSGEFLFLLSDTFPTLPLAAPLSRHSNPYLGLRPFASAHRHLFFGRERLIDSLLGHLRVQPLLLLCGPSGVGKSSAVHAGLLPRLGDDPTWRVPRSLRPSAQPLHALSSWLASMEPGPSVPSATGLAVNPHVAAACVVSFLTRNEDLSLLLVVDPLEELVTTCPDDATRRAFLQALGALLQLSHPRLRMLWLLRSDFEPHFHSLLSPSGVTSARWHEGRLPLPPMNRDELRQCIEKPAESCVLFFEPGLVERLLDDVDQMPGALPLLSVALSELFDACLASGREDRTLSFEDYRSIGGGIAGALQRRAELVFAGTPPPASDGQSLPPLPRLGELPAFQHTLRNVLLRMVSPEEGGLARRRVPRAELEYTHPEENDRVQRALRTLEACRLVVASDDGGPCVEPAHDALLSAWPRLHDWALQARRELLSLRRVSHAASEWHRHGRDSDFLWADGRLEQLGLAPVALRRAALPLALGNVSPGSQPTEPLVFNATESGFLRASAVRRRVLRARRSSVALTVGIALVLLTMVALIQANRAQAKAGEAEASAWEAQRRKEDAESSAREAHEQKEKAESLAEEARRQEAAAVSNFAEAQRQRESSERHAHEALEQQYRAEANAQEALTQKLLAEANAHEAQRQQELAEANAQRAREQQYLAEINAQEALSQRNSSESNAREARRQQETAEANAREAQRQRENAEANAREAQRQQRTAESNAQEALEQQRTAESNAQEALEQQQIAEANAREVLLQKEIAETNALRAHVQQEAAEKNALEARKQQEAAEKNALEARKQQELVLVNVRISRARALIDKNPTQALLVLREVYGMNEASDNEWLQSALQVSHHIVSQNVFIGHNGSVEMVQLSPDGTHVLTVSDDGTARLWRADGTGQSRVLSSHSGAMNSAVFSPDGSLMLTVSDAGTTRIWSVTDTTQPLHIFKDPENAHVRSAIFSPGGNRILTTSDSGTLYLWNVKGEDLVKFEGHTDRVTSAVFSPDGNRILTASSDGTARLWSLEGQELHKYNGHQDEVTSASFSPDGAYVLTSSADYTARLWRINGTKAQHVFRGHSAHVNTATFSPDGSLILTAADDNTARIWPANGSREPLVLSGHSGWVTSAVFSPDGSLILTASSDGTARLWPTSGMKNPIILSGHSDWVNSATFSPDGSRILTASIDGTARLWRIRGQGQGIRFFFNPPDANMPATISPEGTRILTSAPDGTVYLFSINGTSQRMDILQGHKHPVNTATFSPDDSLLLTASDDGTARLWNVLELWQPPRVMHVNKRNGVTSAIFSPDGSRILTTSNGPVVRLWHTYSSEDEPFLRLKGHKGPVTIAAFSPDGSLIATGAEDHTVRLWRADREEPPRLLNGHEGSATSATFSPNGAYILVASEDGQARLWLTSDTTKPLRAFSGSTNPLNSATFSPDGSLILTASDDGIARIWRTDGTGKPIILEGHTGPVSSASFTPDGTRVFTVSDDTTTRLWSLDEQSTPLVLRPEENQDKCRVDAHLTRDGTRALTVCGNGLVRIWPLRPEPLREYFQTATTACLSALERMEYLLETPAVARAAHERCERKHGRAP; the protein is encoded by the coding sequence TTGGCAATTGTCATTGGCATCAACACCTACGCGCACGGCATCCCGCCCCTCTCCAATGCCGTCCGGGACGCCAGCTCCGTCGCGGACGCACTGGAGGGCCAGGGCTTCGAGGTCATCTGCCTGCTCGATGACCAGGCATCCCTGTCAGCCCTCACCACCCTCCTGTCCCAGCAACTCGCCTCCCTCCAGCCGCCCCCGGACAGGCTGCTGGTCTACTTCGCCGGACATGGGCTGGCGCACACCGACGAACACCACCACCTCTCGGGTTTCCTGCTGCCCGCCGATGCCCGCCGTGACGACTTCTCTTCCTACTGGCGCATGGACGCGCTCCGCGAGGCGCTGCGTGACCTGCCCTGCCGCCATCTGCTGCTCATCCTCGACTGCTGTTTCGCGGGGGCCTTCCCCCACTCTTCCTCAAGGGACCTCCGCGCGCCCTCCCTCCCCGCGCCCCTCTTCCTCGAGCGCTTCCGCCACTTCTCCTCCCGCCGCTCCTTCCAGCTCCTGGCCTCCACCGCCCACGACGAGCTGGCGTCCGACAGGCTCCTGGCCAAACCCTCCCAGGAGTCGCTCGGCGACGGACACCACTCGCCCTTCGCCCTCGCACTGCTCCAGGCCCTCCAGCACCCCTCCTCCGCGGACACCAACCAGGACGGCCTGATCACCGCCTCCGAGCTCTACACCTTCCTGCGCGACAGGCTGATCGATCTGCTGCCCGTCCACTGCCAACAGACTCCCGCCCTGTGGCCCCTGGACTGGCATGACAGTGGCGAGTTCCTCTTCCTCCTCTCGGACACCTTCCCCACCCTGCCCCTGGCGGCACCGCTCTCCCGGCACTCCAATCCCTATCTGGGCTTGAGGCCCTTCGCCTCGGCCCACCGGCACCTGTTCTTCGGCCGCGAACGCCTCATCGATTCACTGCTCGGGCACCTGCGCGTCCAACCCCTGTTGCTGCTGTGCGGCCCCTCCGGTGTGGGCAAGTCCAGCGCCGTCCACGCGGGCCTCCTGCCACGGCTGGGCGACGACCCCACCTGGCGTGTTCCCCGCTCCCTGCGTCCCTCCGCCCAGCCACTCCACGCGTTGTCCTCCTGGCTCGCCTCGATGGAGCCCGGCCCCTCCGTGCCCTCGGCCACGGGCCTCGCCGTCAATCCCCACGTCGCCGCCGCCTGCGTCGTCTCCTTCCTCACCCGTAATGAGGACCTGTCGCTCCTGCTCGTCGTCGATCCCCTCGAGGAGCTCGTCACGACCTGTCCCGATGACGCCACGCGCCGCGCCTTCCTCCAAGCACTGGGCGCGCTGCTCCAGCTCTCCCACCCTCGGCTGCGAATGTTGTGGTTGCTGCGCTCGGACTTCGAGCCCCACTTCCACTCCCTGCTCTCGCCCTCCGGAGTGACTTCCGCGCGCTGGCACGAAGGCCGCCTTCCACTGCCCCCCATGAACCGGGACGAGTTGCGGCAGTGCATCGAGAAGCCCGCGGAGAGCTGTGTCCTCTTCTTCGAGCCAGGGCTTGTCGAGCGCCTGCTGGATGACGTGGATCAAATGCCCGGGGCCCTGCCCCTGCTCTCGGTGGCCCTCAGCGAGTTGTTCGACGCCTGTCTCGCCAGTGGCCGGGAGGATCGCACGCTCTCCTTCGAGGACTACCGGAGCATTGGCGGTGGCATCGCGGGCGCGCTCCAGCGCCGGGCCGAGCTCGTCTTCGCGGGCACGCCGCCACCCGCGTCCGACGGACAATCCCTCCCTCCACTCCCCCGTCTAGGGGAACTGCCCGCCTTCCAGCACACGCTGCGCAACGTGTTGCTGCGCATGGTGTCTCCCGAGGAAGGAGGATTGGCGCGCCGCAGGGTTCCCCGCGCCGAACTGGAATACACCCACCCGGAGGAGAATGACCGCGTCCAGCGGGCCCTGCGCACGCTCGAGGCCTGCCGCCTCGTGGTGGCCAGCGATGACGGCGGCCCTTGCGTCGAGCCCGCGCACGATGCGCTGCTCTCCGCCTGGCCTCGGCTCCACGACTGGGCGCTCCAGGCGAGGCGCGAGTTGTTGTCGCTGCGTCGCGTCTCCCATGCCGCGTCCGAGTGGCACCGCCACGGCCGGGACAGCGACTTCCTCTGGGCGGATGGACGGCTGGAGCAACTGGGCCTCGCGCCGGTGGCCCTGCGCCGCGCGGCCCTGCCGCTGGCCCTGGGCAACGTGTCACCCGGGAGCCAGCCCACCGAGCCCCTGGTCTTCAACGCCACCGAGAGTGGCTTCCTCCGGGCCAGCGCGGTGCGCCGGCGCGTCCTGCGCGCCCGTCGCTCCTCGGTCGCACTCACGGTGGGCATCGCCCTCGTGCTGCTCACCATGGTGGCGCTCATCCAGGCCAACAGGGCTCAGGCCAAGGCCGGGGAAGCCGAGGCCAGTGCCTGGGAGGCCCAGCGACGCAAGGAAGACGCCGAGTCCAGCGCGAGGGAGGCTCACGAGCAGAAGGAGAAGGCCGAGAGCCTCGCCGAGGAGGCCCGGAGGCAGGAAGCCGCCGCCGTGAGCAACTTCGCGGAGGCCCAGCGGCAACGGGAGTCCTCCGAGCGCCATGCCCACGAGGCACTCGAGCAGCAATACCGCGCCGAGGCCAATGCTCAGGAGGCCCTGACCCAGAAGCTCCTCGCCGAGGCCAATGCCCACGAGGCCCAGCGACAGCAGGAGCTCGCCGAGGCCAACGCCCAGAGGGCGCGCGAACAGCAGTACCTCGCTGAGATAAACGCCCAGGAAGCCCTCTCCCAGAGGAACTCCTCCGAGTCCAATGCCCGGGAAGCGCGCAGACAACAGGAGACAGCCGAGGCCAATGCTCGGGAGGCCCAGCGGCAGCGGGAGAACGCCGAGGCCAATGCACGAGAGGCCCAGCGGCAGCAACGGACCGCCGAGTCCAATGCCCAGGAAGCACTCGAACAGCAGCGGACCGCCGAGTCCAATGCCCAGGAAGCACTCGAACAGCAGCAGATCGCCGAGGCCAATGCACGCGAGGTCTTGCTCCAGAAGGAGATCGCCGAAACCAATGCCCTGAGGGCACACGTTCAGCAGGAAGCCGCCGAGAAGAATGCCCTTGAAGCACGCAAGCAGCAGGAAGCCGCCGAGAAGAATGCCCTTGAAGCACGCAAGCAGCAGGAGTTGGTCCTGGTCAACGTCCGGATATCCCGTGCGAGAGCCCTCATCGACAAGAACCCCACCCAGGCGCTGTTGGTTCTGCGCGAGGTGTATGGCATGAATGAGGCGTCGGACAACGAATGGTTGCAGTCCGCCTTGCAGGTCAGCCACCACATCGTCAGTCAAAACGTCTTCATCGGGCACAACGGCAGCGTTGAAATGGTCCAACTCAGCCCCGATGGCACCCACGTCCTCACGGTCTCGGACGACGGTACTGCTCGCCTCTGGCGCGCCGACGGAACAGGTCAGTCACGCGTCCTCTCGAGCCATAGTGGAGCAATGAACTCCGCCGTCTTCAGCCCCGACGGTTCCCTTATGCTCACTGTCTCAGATGCTGGCACAACTCGCATCTGGAGCGTCACGGATACGACCCAGCCCCTCCACATCTTCAAGGATCCTGAGAACGCGCATGTGAGGTCTGCCATATTCAGCCCCGGCGGAAACCGCATCCTCACCACCTCGGATAGCGGCACCCTTTACCTCTGGAATGTGAAAGGAGAGGATCTCGTCAAGTTCGAGGGCCACACGGACAGGGTGACCTCCGCCGTCTTCAGCCCCGATGGAAACCGCATCCTCACCGCCTCCAGTGACGGAACCGCCCGCCTCTGGAGTTTAGAAGGACAGGAACTCCACAAGTACAATGGCCATCAGGACGAGGTGACCTCGGCCAGCTTCAGTCCCGATGGGGCCTATGTTCTCACGTCTTCAGCCGACTACACCGCTCGTCTCTGGCGCATCAACGGGACAAAAGCGCAGCACGTATTCCGTGGTCATTCAGCACATGTGAATACAGCCACGTTCAGCCCCGACGGCTCCCTCATCCTCACCGCAGCAGACGACAACACTGCTCGCATCTGGCCTGCCAATGGTTCGCGAGAGCCACTCGTACTCTCGGGCCATTCGGGTTGGGTGACCTCCGCAGTCTTCAGCCCTGACGGCTCCCTCATCCTCACCGCCTCCAGTGACGGAACCGCCCGCCTCTGGCCCACCTCTGGCATGAAGAACCCCATCATACTCTCGGGCCATTCAGACTGGGTGAACTCAGCCACGTTCAGCCCCGACGGCTCCCGCATCCTCACCGCCTCGATTGACGGCACCGCTCGCCTCTGGAGAATCCGGGGACAGGGACAGGGCATACGGTTCTTCTTCAACCCGCCAGACGCGAACATGCCCGCGACTATCAGCCCCGAAGGAACCCGCATTCTCACCTCCGCCCCTGATGGCACTGTTTACCTCTTCAGCATCAACGGCACGAGTCAGCGGATGGACATCCTCCAGGGTCACAAGCACCCCGTGAATACGGCCACGTTCAGTCCCGATGACTCTCTCCTCCTCACCGCCTCGGACGACGGCACCGCTCGCTTATGGAACGTGCTGGAGTTGTGGCAGCCCCCCCGCGTTATGCATGTCAACAAAAGAAATGGGGTGACTTCCGCCATCTTCAGTCCCGACGGATCTCGCATCCTCACCACCTCGAACGGCCCCGTCGTTCGCCTGTGGCACACCTACAGCTCAGAGGATGAGCCATTCCTCCGCCTCAAGGGACACAAAGGCCCGGTGACAATCGCCGCCTTCAGCCCCGATGGTAGCCTGATTGCCACCGGCGCGGAGGATCACACGGTGCGCCTCTGGCGCGCCGACCGGGAGGAGCCGCCTCGACTCCTCAATGGGCATGAGGGAAGCGCAACTTCCGCCACATTCAGCCCCAACGGGGCCTACATACTCGTCGCCTCCGAGGATGGACAGGCCCGCCTCTGGCTTACCAGTGATACGACAAAACCACTGCGCGCCTTCAGTGGCTCCACCAACCCACTGAACTCCGCCACATTCAGCCCGGATGGCTCCCTCATCCTTACCGCTTCTGACGATGGCATCGCTCGCATCTGGCGGACAGACGGCACCGGCAAGCCGATCATCCTCGAAGGACACACAGGCCCGGTAAGCTCTGCGAGCTTCACCCCCGATGGCACGCGTGTCTTCACTGTCTCCGACGATACCACCACCCGTCTCTGGTCTTTGGATGAACAGAGCACACCACTCGTTCTACGGCCTGAGGAGAATCAGGATAAGTGCCGTGTCGACGCGCATCTCACACGGGATGGGACGCGAGCCCTCACAGTGTGCGGAAATGGATTGGTCCGCATCTGGCCCCTGCGACCCGAACCCCTGCGCGAGTACTTCCAGACGGCCACCACGGCCTGCCTCTCCGCCCTGGAGCGGATGGAATACCTGCTCGAGACTCCCGCCGTGGCACGCGCCGCCCATGAGCGCTGCGAGCGGAAGCACGGCCGAGCCCCCTGA
- the pdeM gene encoding ligase-associated DNA damage response endonuclease PdeM — protein sequence MAARGLPVRLGGTEVELRPERALYWPEAGVLAVADLHWGKPESFHQHGIPLPTGVLEDDLARLSAALHATGARRVLLVGDLIHSRRGLTADVVERVTAWREGHDVELVLVRGNHDRHLEALPPSWRMRLVESHLDEGPFRFAHHPEPAPGRYVCAGHLHPTVRLSTGADRLRLPCFHLGPQVGVLPAFSAFTGGLDMRAGEGERLFVIAEDAVVELPPARSTRRARS from the coding sequence ATGGCTGCGAGAGGACTCCCTGTCCGCCTAGGCGGCACCGAGGTGGAGCTGCGTCCCGAGCGCGCTCTGTACTGGCCCGAGGCGGGCGTGCTCGCGGTGGCGGATCTGCACTGGGGCAAGCCCGAGAGCTTCCACCAGCACGGCATTCCCCTGCCCACGGGCGTGCTGGAGGACGACCTGGCGAGGCTGTCCGCCGCGCTGCATGCCACGGGGGCGCGGCGGGTGCTGCTCGTGGGGGATCTCATCCACTCGCGCCGGGGACTCACGGCGGACGTGGTGGAGCGCGTGACGGCCTGGCGCGAGGGCCACGACGTGGAGCTGGTGCTGGTGCGCGGCAACCATGACCGGCACCTGGAGGCACTGCCGCCCTCGTGGCGCATGCGGCTGGTGGAGTCACACCTGGACGAGGGGCCGTTCCGCTTCGCCCACCACCCGGAGCCCGCCCCGGGGAGGTATGTCTGCGCGGGCCACCTGCACCCCACGGTGCGGCTGAGCACGGGCGCGGACCGGCTGCGCCTGCCATGCTTCCACCTGGGTCCTCAGGTCGGAGTGCTGCCCGCATTCAGCGCCTTCACGGGTGGCCTGGACATGCGGGCGGGAGAGGGAGAGCGGCTCTTCGTCATCGCGGAGGACGCCGTGGTGGAACTGCCTCCCGCGCGCTCCACGCGCCGAGCGCGCAGCTGA